The following is a genomic window from Candidatus Eremiobacterota bacterium.
GCCTGAGCAGATCGTCATCGTCGAAGGCGCGCAGGCGGCGATCACGCTGATCGCCGCGGTGCTGATCGATCCCGGTGATCCAGTGCTGCTCGAGGATCCGTCGTACGCGTTCGCGCGGCTGGCGTTCGAAGCGCGCGGCGCGCACGTCATCCCGCTCTCCGTCGACGAGAACGGGCTGAACGCCGCCGGCGCGCCGGCCGCCCGGCTCACCTTCGTCACGCCCTCGCACCAGTATCCGCTCGGCGGAACGATGTCGCCGGAACGCCGCGGCGCGCTGCTCGAGTGGGCGCGGCTGCACGACGCGTACGTCGTCGAGGACGACTACGACGGCGAGTTTCGCTTCGGCGGCCCGCCGCTGCCGGCGCTGCAGAACGGCGACGCCGAAGGCCGCGTGATCTACGTCGGCACGTTCAGCAAAGTGCTGGCGCCCGGGCTGCGCGTCGGCTACATCGTCGCGCCGCCGCAGCTGGCGCCCGCGTTCGGCGCGGCGCGCACGGTGTCGTCGCTCGGCGCCGATCCGCAGACGCAGCGCATCCTGGCCGACTTCATCGCCGAAGGCTACCTCGCGCGCCACGTCCGCCGGATGACCGCCGAGTACCGGCGCCGCGCCGAGCTGTTGACGGAACTGCTCCGGCCGCTGGCCGGACGATTGCAGATCGGCCCGGCGACGGGCGGGATCCATTTGACCGTCACCGGCGACGAGCCGCTCGACGACCGCGCGATCTCGCGTCGCGGGGTGGAGCGCAACGTCTTGCTGCACCCGATCTCGACCGACTGCATCGCGCGCGCCGACGTGCGCGGCTTCGCGCTCGGCTTCGGCGCCGCGCCGCTCGAGCTCATCCCCGACGCGGTGACGCGCTTCCGCAGCGCGCTCGAAGCGCGCGAGTAGCTTACGCTCCGGCGGCGTCCGCCGCGGAAAAGATCAGCTCGAACGAGACGTCGTCGGGGCCGTCGACGAAGAGTTGGCGGTCGGCGGTGCCCGGAATCGTCGCTTCGTGCACCGGAACGCCGAGCGCGCGCAGCTGCGCGAGCGTCTCGCGGTAGCCGCTGCAGCGGAACGCGACGTGATCGACGACCCCTTTCGCGACGCTCCGCGACGCGTCGCGTCGCGCAGCGTCGTCTGCATGGGTGATCTCTTTGTCGCGCGCGTCGCTGACGTGCACGACCGCGGTCCCGTTGCGGTACAGCCAGCGGCCGGGCGTGCCGAACGCCGGGCGCGGCCCGTCCTCCAACCCCAGGACCGACGTGAGAAAGCCGGCGGTCCGGTCGACGTCTCCGGTGGTAATGTTGACGTGGTCGAGCGTGCGTACGTCCATCGTGCGCATACGTTCCGCAGGCAGGCGCCGACGCCTCGTCCGGCGCAGTCCGCCTCGTGACGAACAACGCGGTGCTCGTTCCATAGTCCGATGTGGACGTTTCTGCGCAAGCTCTTCGGCGGCGGCGCACGCCCCAAGGCGGGCGGCATCGACTCGGTCTTCGCGGCGCTCGACGAAGGCGAGGCGAAGCGCCCGCCGCCGACGCTCGTCTGCCGGCAATGCGGTTTGAAATACGCCAACACCGGGACGTACTTACAGGGAAGTCGCTGCCCCGACTGCTACCCGCAGGGCTGAGCCCTCGTCAGACGAGCGCCGTTCCGATCATTCCGTTGCGGGTGACGAGCGCGCGTAGCTCCTCCTCGCTCGCGTTCTCGGTTCCGGCGGGGCGTTGCGGCAGCACCATGTAGCGTACTTCGGCGGTGCTGTCCCAGACGGTGATCTCCGTGTCGTCGGAAAGCGTCGTGCCGAACTCCGCGAGGACGCTGCGCGGGTCCCGGACCGCGCGCGAGCGGTACGCGTTGCTCTTGTACCAGCTCGGCGAGGGACCGAGGAGCGC
Proteins encoded in this region:
- a CDS encoding extradiol dioxygenase, with amino-acid sequence MDVRTLDHVNITTGDVDRTAGFLTSVLGLEDGPRPAFGTPGRWLYRNGTAVVHVSDARDKEITHADDAARRDASRSVAKGVVDHVAFRCSGYRETLAQLRALGVPVHEATIPGTADRQLFVDGPDDVSFELIFSAADAAGA
- a CDS encoding PLP-dependent aminotransferase family protein; the encoded protein is MQRLRHAIRSGSLAEGSRLLPTREFASRLGVSRNTVVAAVDQLIAEGYLVARVGSGTFVARGVGAVAAPRAIPPLRLPAPAQRYLELAGTLPDLGPKLLPFRTGVPDVAAFPREPWDRFARRLRQHPYRFSYGEPVGLPRLRSVLADHLQQFRGVAATPEQIVIVEGAQAAITLIAAVLIDPGDPVLLEDPSYAFARLAFEARGAHVIPLSVDENGLNAAGAPAARLTFVTPSHQYPLGGTMSPERRGALLEWARLHDAYVVEDDYDGEFRFGGPPLPALQNGDAEGRVIYVGTFSKVLAPGLRVGYIVAPPQLAPAFGAARTVSSLGADPQTQRILADFIAEGYLARHVRRMTAEYRRRAELLTELLRPLAGRLQIGPATGGIHLTVTGDEPLDDRAISRRGVERNVLLHPISTDCIARADVRGFALGFGAAPLELIPDAVTRFRSALEARE